One Diospyros lotus cultivar Yz01 chromosome 1, ASM1463336v1, whole genome shotgun sequence genomic window carries:
- the LOC127790015 gene encoding pentatricopeptide repeat-containing protein At2g27800, mitochondrial isoform X1, protein MLSSNGGRLFRCYFGINYQLVSVEPPSIIDPLSILSDSPSLFPAPWSTFPRHFHLISDRFGSTSLETWNETDTGFKFTPISVIQRDMFFAHKYSYLVPPSRSLRRRIHKRFKSASKPVLNEAQFQRAVSQLPPRFIAEELCNVITLQVDPLVCLELFKWASQQPRFKHDVSTYHVIIKKLGTAKMYQEMDEVVNQALSVPLIGSEALYNTMIYFFTEDRKLTKAVNVYKHMKNSKNLDCRPSIRTYNLLFSAFLSRGSNSYINHVYMETIRCLFKQMVNDGVEPDIFSLNFMIKGYVLSLHVNDALRIFHQMGVVYKCLPNSYSYDYLIHGLCAQGRTKNAMNLCNEMKGKGFVPSKKSYNSLVNSLALAGEVDEAVNLLWEMTQNQRSADFITYQTVLDEISRQQRYGNAVKLLKELREKELVDSHTYRKLLHKLEGSLRD, encoded by the coding sequence ATGCTATCTTCTAATGGAGGCCGTTTGTTTCGTTGTTACTTCGGTATAAATTATCAACTTGTTTCTGTGGAACCGCCTTCAATTATCGATCCTCTGTCGATACTTTCTGATTCCCCATCCTTGTTTCCGGCTCCTTGGTCTACTTTCCCTCGCCATTTTCATCTCATTAGTGACCGGTTCGGGTCTACATCTCTTGAAACTTGGAATGAAACCGACACAGGGTTCAAATTCACTCCTATTTCAGTTATCCAGAGAGATATGTTTTTTGCGCACAAATATTCTTACTTGGTGCCCCCTTCACGCTCTTTGCGGCGAAGAATTCACAAAAGATTTAAATCTGCCTCAAAACCTGTTCTCAATGAAGCCCAGTTTCAGCGGGCAGTATCCCAACTTCCACCAAGATTCATTGCTGAAGAATTATGTAATGTTATAACTCTACAAGTAGATCCTCTAGTGTGCTTGGAGCTGTTTAAATGGGCTTCACAGCAACCTAGGTTCAAGCATGATGTTTCCACCTaccatgttataataaaaaagcTTGGCACTGCAAAAATGTACCAGGAGATGGATGAGGTTGTTAACCAAGCGCTTTCTGTTCCCCTTATTGGTTCTGAGGCCCTGTATAATACCATGATCTACTTCTTTACAGAAGATCGGAAATTAACTAAGGCTGTCAATGTATATAAGCATATGAAAAATAGCAAGAATTTGGATTGTAGGCCGTCAATTAGAACCTACAATCTTCTGTTTTCTGCTTTTCTGAGTCGGGGAAGCAATTCTTACATAAACCACGTGTACATGGAGACTATTAGATGCCTCTTCAAGCAGATGGTGAATGATGGTGTTGAACCCGATATTTTCTCATTGAACTTCATGATAAAAGGATATGTCCTTTCACTTCACGTGAATGATGCCCTCAGAATATTTCATCAAATGGGTGTGGTCTATAAATGCCTGCCAAATTCGTATTCCTATGATTATTTGATTCATGGTTTATGTGCCCAAGGGAGAACAAAGAATGCCATGAATTTGTGTAATGAAATGAAGGGAAAAGGGTTCGTTCCAAgcaaaaaatcatataattccCTTGTGAACTCTCTGGCACTTGCTGGAGAAGTTGATGAGGCAGTGAATTTGTTGTGGGAGATGACCCAAAACCAAAGATCTGCTGATTTTATCACATATCAGACAGTACTTGATGAGATCTCCAGGCAACAAAGATATGGAAATGCTGTGAAGCTGTTGAAGGAATTGCGAGAGAAGGAGCTTGTCGACAGTCATACATACAGGAAGCTTCTGCATAAACTTGAGGGCAGCCTGAGGGACTGA
- the LOC127796810 gene encoding protein disulfide isomerase-like 5-1, translating to MKGRRHHCLRRLLVILSSLLVISNLLTAEAEVITLTPDTFNDKIKEKDTAWFVQFCVPWCKHCKNLGSLWEDLGKAMEGEDEIEIGQVDCGTSKPVCQKVDIHSYPTFKLFYNGEEFAKYQGPRNVESLKKFVLLEAEKAATKADLESENEL from the exons ATGAAAGGCCGCCGCCACCACTGCCTCCGCCGTCTCCTTGTGATTTTATCATCCCTTCTTGTTATATCGAATCTGTTAACTGCTGAAGCTGAAGTCATAACCCTGACACCTGATACCTTCAATGACAAG ATAAAGGAGAAGGACACAGCATGGTTTGTTCAATTTTGTGTGCCTTGGTGTAAACACTG TAAAAATTTGGGCTCATTGTGGGAGGACTTGGGGAAAGCAATGGAAGGGGAGGATGAGATAGAGATTGGACAAGTTGATTGTGGTACAAGTAAACCAGTATGTCAGAAAGTTGATATTCACTCTTATCCTACATTCAAGCTCTTTTACAATGGAGAAGAATTTGCAAAGTACCAAG GGCCAAGAAATGTGGAGTCGCTTAAAAAATTTGTTCTCCTAGAAGCAGAGAAGGCAGCAACAAAAGCGGATCTGGAGAGTGAGAATGAATTGTGA
- the LOC127788571 gene encoding vicilin-like seed storage protein At2g28490 — MGKRRLALLLVALVLAMCLGGVSGFGGVGGWRRRRLAEGSDMFLLKEMKQVVKTDAGNMRVTRCSNAGGRMMDQRPMHIGFITMEPNSLFIPQYLDSNLILFVRRGEARVGSMHKDKMVDRNLKSGDVYRIRAGSAFYLVNTNDSKRLHIVCSIERSESWGWGTTQSFFLGGGRYPTSVLSGFDPQTLSTALNVSISELKDMMRRQESGPIIRLSNTQQPQSAWAQFLELKQHDRLQHLKRIVHFHDPEAAAATIIQKKQQPKWSLRGFLTSAFGKEANGDDDYENRVDKSSHPYNIYDRKPDFKNDYGSSAVIDGSDYSPLHHSGIALHLVRLKAGSIMAPHLNPRAMEYGVVLKGNGSIQIVYPNGSMAMNARVSEGDVFWVPQYFPFCQIASRSGPFEFFGFTTSSSKNRPVFLVGAHSLMQSMRGPEYAASFGVSEERLRRVAEAQRETVILPPQDAALMRGEGEHKEEMVIMSLGAEMVMGFD, encoded by the exons atgggaaaAAGAAGGCTAGCTCTGTTGTTAGTGGCGCTGGTGCTGGCGATGTGTTTGGGGGGCGTGTCCGGATTTGGCGGCGTAGGAgggtggaggaggaggagattaGCAGAAGGGTCGGATATGTTCCTGCTGAAGGAGATGAAGCAGGTGGTGAAGACCGACGCTGGCAACATGAGAGTGACGAGGTGTAGTAATGCCGGCGGAAGGATGATGGATCAGAGGCCCATGCATATTGGCTTCATCACCATGGAACCCAACTCCCTCTTCATCCCTCAGTATCTCGATTCCAACCTCATCCTCTTCGTTCGCCGAG GAGAAGCAAGAGTTGGATCGATGCATAAGGATAAGATGGTGGATAGGAATTTGAAGAGTGGAGATGTGTATAGGATCCGGGCTGGGTCTGCATTCTACTTGGTCAACACAAACGACAGTAAGCGGCTTCATATCGTTTGCAGTATCGAGAGGTCAGAGAGTTGGGGATGGGGCACCACGCAG TCTTTCTTCCTCGGCGGAGGAAGGTATCCAACGTCCGTCCTTTCTGGGTTCGATCCACAGACATTGTCAACCGCATTGAAT gTGTCAATATCAGAGTTGAAGGATATGATGAGGAGGCAAGAATCTGGCCCGATCATACGCCTCTCAAATACCCAGCAGCCGCAAAGCGCATGGGCCCAGTTCCTTGAACTCAAGCAGCACGACAGGCTCCAACACCTGAAGAGAATTGTCCACTTTCATGACCCAGAAGCAGCGGCTGCAACCATAATCCAGAAAAAGCAGCAACCAAAATGGTCGTTGCGTGGATTCCTCACCTCTGCGTTCGGGAAGGAAGCCAATGGCGATGATGATTATGAAAATAGGGTGGACAAATCGTCCCACCCATACAACATCTACGACCGGAAGCCCGACTTCAAGAACGACTATGGCTCCAGCGCCGTCATCGACGGCTCCGATTACTCCCCCCTCCACCACTCCGGGATCGCCCTTCATCTCGTCCGACTCAAAGcg GGATCGATTATGGCGCCACATCTGAACCCAAGAGCAATGGAGTATGGAGTGGTGCTGAAAGGGAATGGCAGCATTCAAATAGTGTATCCCAACGGAAGTATGGCGATGAATGCAAGAGTGAGCGAGGGTGACGTCTTTTGGGTGCCACAATACTTCCCGTTTTGCCAGATAGCGTCTCGATCAGGGCCGTTTGAGTTCTTTGGATTCACCACCTCGTCAAGCAAGAACCGACCGGTGTTCTTGGTGGGCGCGCACTCGCTTATGCAAAGCATGAGAGGACCAGAGTACGCTGCCTCCTTTGGGGTCAGCGAGGAGAGGCTCCGCCGTGTCGCGGAAGCTCAACGAGAGACTGTTATTCTACCGCCGCAAGATGCAGCGCTGATGCGGGGCGAAGGAGAGCACAAGGAGGAGATGGTGATTATGAGTCTAGGCGCCGAAATGGTGATGGGTTTTGATTAA
- the LOC127790015 gene encoding pentatricopeptide repeat-containing protein At2g27800, mitochondrial isoform X2, which yields MFFAHKYSYLVPPSRSLRRRIHKRFKSASKPVLNEAQFQRAVSQLPPRFIAEELCNVITLQVDPLVCLELFKWASQQPRFKHDVSTYHVIIKKLGTAKMYQEMDEVVNQALSVPLIGSEALYNTMIYFFTEDRKLTKAVNVYKHMKNSKNLDCRPSIRTYNLLFSAFLSRGSNSYINHVYMETIRCLFKQMVNDGVEPDIFSLNFMIKGYVLSLHVNDALRIFHQMGVVYKCLPNSYSYDYLIHGLCAQGRTKNAMNLCNEMKGKGFVPSKKSYNSLVNSLALAGEVDEAVNLLWEMTQNQRSADFITYQTVLDEISRQQRYGNAVKLLKELREKELVDSHTYRKLLHKLEGSLRD from the coding sequence ATGTTTTTTGCGCACAAATATTCTTACTTGGTGCCCCCTTCACGCTCTTTGCGGCGAAGAATTCACAAAAGATTTAAATCTGCCTCAAAACCTGTTCTCAATGAAGCCCAGTTTCAGCGGGCAGTATCCCAACTTCCACCAAGATTCATTGCTGAAGAATTATGTAATGTTATAACTCTACAAGTAGATCCTCTAGTGTGCTTGGAGCTGTTTAAATGGGCTTCACAGCAACCTAGGTTCAAGCATGATGTTTCCACCTaccatgttataataaaaaagcTTGGCACTGCAAAAATGTACCAGGAGATGGATGAGGTTGTTAACCAAGCGCTTTCTGTTCCCCTTATTGGTTCTGAGGCCCTGTATAATACCATGATCTACTTCTTTACAGAAGATCGGAAATTAACTAAGGCTGTCAATGTATATAAGCATATGAAAAATAGCAAGAATTTGGATTGTAGGCCGTCAATTAGAACCTACAATCTTCTGTTTTCTGCTTTTCTGAGTCGGGGAAGCAATTCTTACATAAACCACGTGTACATGGAGACTATTAGATGCCTCTTCAAGCAGATGGTGAATGATGGTGTTGAACCCGATATTTTCTCATTGAACTTCATGATAAAAGGATATGTCCTTTCACTTCACGTGAATGATGCCCTCAGAATATTTCATCAAATGGGTGTGGTCTATAAATGCCTGCCAAATTCGTATTCCTATGATTATTTGATTCATGGTTTATGTGCCCAAGGGAGAACAAAGAATGCCATGAATTTGTGTAATGAAATGAAGGGAAAAGGGTTCGTTCCAAgcaaaaaatcatataattccCTTGTGAACTCTCTGGCACTTGCTGGAGAAGTTGATGAGGCAGTGAATTTGTTGTGGGAGATGACCCAAAACCAAAGATCTGCTGATTTTATCACATATCAGACAGTACTTGATGAGATCTCCAGGCAACAAAGATATGGAAATGCTGTGAAGCTGTTGAAGGAATTGCGAGAGAAGGAGCTTGTCGACAGTCATACATACAGGAAGCTTCTGCATAAACTTGAGGGCAGCCTGAGGGACTGA